In the Streptomyces sp. f51 genome, one interval contains:
- a CDS encoding aminoglycoside phosphotransferase family protein — MKTPAKMSSLSGLLPLYFPRALAGLDDRLRAHWLVRGAGPRDITVVRRPSLPKAGLLVFELRHGAGSLVIKHPRDEAGAAVTARERDVLLELAEDTRLDPWRALLPRVVGSPGPEGTLAQTALPGVAAERLVMAPSGDPHTAMAPAMRLLADLRAATGRPRKAADRAPAWCEEQLTVLFAGMPGYRSGRRAAECEALRQRLEAALTGAVLTEGWTHGDYHPGNVLLGRDPLRVTGVFDWSSGRADGPCEIDAYSFVLALRSTVTGRPLGGLVAETLRTGRVPDADRTLLALAGLDPYDGVVDPVAIPLLSWLWHVVNNVRKSPRFGHSYGWLTHTVAPVLGECVRWAGARP; from the coding sequence ATGAAGACACCCGCCAAGATGTCCTCGCTCTCCGGTCTGCTGCCCCTGTACTTCCCGCGCGCTCTGGCGGGTCTGGACGACCGTCTGCGGGCTCACTGGCTCGTACGCGGCGCCGGTCCCAGGGACATCACCGTGGTCCGGCGCCCGTCCTTGCCCAAGGCGGGTCTGCTGGTGTTCGAGCTGAGGCACGGCGCGGGAAGCCTGGTGATCAAGCACCCCAGGGACGAGGCCGGCGCAGCCGTCACGGCGCGGGAGCGGGACGTCCTGCTGGAACTCGCCGAGGACACCCGGCTCGACCCGTGGCGCGCCCTCCTGCCCCGCGTCGTCGGCTCGCCCGGCCCCGAGGGCACCCTTGCCCAAACCGCGCTCCCGGGCGTGGCGGCCGAGCGGCTGGTCATGGCCCCCTCCGGTGACCCGCACACCGCCATGGCTCCCGCGATGCGGCTGCTGGCGGATCTGCGGGCCGCCACCGGGCGTCCGCGGAAGGCCGCCGACCGTGCCCCCGCCTGGTGCGAAGAGCAGCTGACGGTCCTGTTCGCCGGGATGCCCGGTTACCGTTCCGGCCGCAGAGCGGCCGAATGCGAGGCCCTGCGCCAACGGCTGGAGGCGGCCCTGACGGGTGCCGTGCTCACGGAGGGCTGGACACATGGCGACTACCACCCCGGCAACGTGCTCCTGGGCCGGGACCCGCTCCGGGTGACAGGCGTCTTCGACTGGAGCAGCGGCCGCGCCGACGGGCCGTGCGAGATCGACGCCTATTCCTTCGTCCTGGCCCTGCGCAGCACGGTCACCGGCCGCCCGCTCGGTGGCCTCGTCGCCGAGACCCTGCGCACCGGCCGGGTGCCGGACGCCGACCGGACCCTGCTCGCCCTGGCCGGTCTCGACCCGTACGACGGTGTCGTCGATCCGGTGGCGATTCCCCTGCTGAGCTGGCTGTGGCACGTGGTGAACAACGTCCGCAAGTCCCCGAGATTCGGCCACAGCTACGGATGGCTCACGCACACGGTCGCGCCCGTCCTCGGCGAATGCGTCCGCTGGGCCGGTGCGCGACCGTGA
- a CDS encoding ATP-grasp domain-containing protein has product MVLLLDTDVPVLLARIGNYPLHHGSLGVVRTLGRLGVPVHAVVEDRFTPVALSRHLTNGIVWRTTGCEEPERLADGLLSIGRTIGVRCVAVPTDDEAAILLAEYADRLKECFLIPPVPAHLPRLLACKASLHRICAEAGVPSPSSRAPQNRDELVDAGRELGYPLVLKNLAPFSRLRTPAVRGTTTVVPTERALLRRFPEAAPPPVLVQEYIPRQQAEDWITHLYCGAGGVPRVLFTGLKLRSWPPYAGMTARAVALRNAELAGLAERLCRGTGYSGLADLDWRYDRRDGRYKLVDFNPRAGAQFRLFENVHGIDVVRAMHLDLTGHAVPDGDQAEGRVFAAGQLDFASAAAWLRHERRLPSDLLHVRATERAWLSWDDPVPAAAEAMRFAGLVAWRLLRPERSGPAGRR; this is encoded by the coding sequence GTGGTCCTCTTGCTGGACACCGACGTACCCGTGCTCCTCGCCAGAATCGGCAACTATCCGCTGCACCACGGCAGTCTGGGCGTGGTGCGCACGCTCGGACGGCTCGGCGTCCCGGTCCACGCCGTGGTCGAGGACCGCTTCACCCCGGTCGCCCTCTCGCGCCATCTCACGAACGGCATCGTGTGGCGGACGACCGGCTGCGAGGAACCGGAACGGCTCGCGGACGGCCTGCTGTCCATAGGCCGGACGATCGGCGTCCGGTGCGTGGCGGTGCCGACCGACGACGAGGCGGCGATCCTGCTCGCGGAGTACGCGGACCGGCTGAAGGAGTGTTTCCTGATTCCGCCCGTGCCGGCCCATCTTCCGCGCCTGCTGGCCTGCAAGGCGAGCCTGCACCGGATCTGCGCCGAGGCGGGCGTCCCCTCGCCGTCGTCGCGGGCCCCGCAGAACCGTGACGAACTGGTCGACGCGGGCCGCGAGCTCGGCTATCCGCTGGTCCTCAAGAATCTGGCGCCGTTCAGCAGGCTCCGGACCCCGGCCGTCAGGGGCACCACCACCGTCGTGCCCACCGAACGGGCGCTGCTCCGCCGCTTCCCCGAGGCCGCGCCGCCCCCCGTACTCGTGCAGGAGTACATCCCGCGGCAGCAGGCGGAGGACTGGATCACCCATCTGTACTGCGGTGCGGGCGGCGTTCCGCGCGTCCTGTTCACCGGCCTCAAGCTGCGCTCCTGGCCTCCGTACGCGGGGATGACCGCCCGGGCGGTGGCCCTGCGCAACGCCGAGCTGGCCGGTCTGGCGGAGCGGCTGTGCCGCGGCACCGGCTACAGCGGCCTGGCGGATCTCGACTGGCGTTACGACCGCCGGGACGGGCGGTACAAGCTCGTCGACTTCAATCCGCGCGCCGGCGCGCAGTTCCGCCTCTTCGAGAACGTCCACGGGATCGACGTCGTCCGTGCCATGCATCTCGACCTGACCGGCCACGCCGTGCCGGACGGCGACCAGGCCGAGGGTCGGGTCTTCGCCGCCGGCCAGCTGGACTTCGCGTCGGCGGCGGCATGGCTGCGGCATGAGCGCCGGCTGCCCTCCGACCTGCTGCACGTGCGGGCCACCGAGCGGGCCTGGCTCTCCTGGGACGACCCCGTACCGGCCGCGGCCGAGGCGATGCGGTTCGCCGGGCTGGTGGCGTGGCGCCTGCTGCGGCCCGAGCGCTCCGGCCCGGCCGGGCGCCGCTGA
- a CDS encoding UDP-glucose/GDP-mannose dehydrogenase family protein — MRLTVIGTGYVGAVHAACMAETGHEVLGVDVDEERVTALAAGHPPFHEPGLPGMLQRTVAAGTLRFTTSLDEAARFADTHFICVGTPQRPDSGAADLRHVEAVVDALAPALRAAGHDRPLVVGKSTVPVGTADRLAERLDAPGAEIAWNPEFLREGSAVQDTLRPERVVAGVRSAWAEERLRAVYAPLTAAGAPFIATDTVTAELVKVASNSFLATKISFINAMAEICDVMGADVLTLAAAMGGDSRIGPSFLAPGLGFGGSCLPKDIRAFAARAEEIGRGESVAFLRQVDEINTRQRGRTVDLAERMAGGSLEGRDVAVLGAAFKPGSDDVRDSPALAVAEAVRLRGARVRVHDPEAIDNARAVYPELQYALDVTKACEQADVVLHLTEWPQYQELDPAALATVVRSPAMVDARNTLDARTWHSAGWRLSAPGRPRLG; from the coding sequence ATGCGCCTCACAGTCATCGGGACCGGGTACGTCGGAGCAGTCCATGCCGCCTGCATGGCGGAGACGGGCCATGAGGTGCTCGGCGTCGACGTCGACGAGGAGCGGGTCACGGCGCTCGCCGCCGGGCATCCCCCGTTCCACGAGCCCGGCCTGCCGGGGATGCTCCAGCGGACGGTGGCCGCCGGCACACTGCGCTTCACCACGTCGCTGGACGAGGCCGCCCGGTTCGCCGACACGCACTTCATCTGCGTCGGCACCCCGCAGCGGCCCGACTCGGGCGCCGCCGACCTGCGCCATGTCGAGGCCGTGGTGGACGCGCTGGCCCCGGCTCTGCGCGCCGCGGGCCACGACCGGCCCCTGGTCGTCGGCAAGTCCACCGTGCCCGTCGGTACGGCGGACCGGCTGGCCGAGCGGCTGGACGCTCCCGGCGCCGAGATCGCCTGGAACCCGGAGTTCCTGCGCGAGGGATCCGCGGTCCAGGACACGCTGCGCCCGGAACGCGTCGTGGCGGGCGTACGGTCGGCCTGGGCCGAGGAGCGGCTGCGCGCCGTCTACGCCCCCCTGACGGCGGCCGGCGCGCCCTTCATCGCCACCGACACCGTGACCGCCGAACTCGTCAAGGTGGCCTCGAACTCCTTCCTGGCCACCAAGATCTCCTTCATCAACGCCATGGCCGAGATCTGTGACGTCATGGGCGCCGACGTGCTCACCCTCGCCGCGGCGATGGGCGGCGACTCCCGCATCGGCCCCTCCTTCCTGGCCCCCGGCCTCGGCTTCGGCGGCAGCTGCCTGCCCAAGGACATCCGGGCCTTCGCCGCGCGGGCGGAGGAGATCGGCCGGGGCGAGTCGGTGGCGTTCCTCCGCCAGGTCGACGAGATCAACACAAGGCAGCGCGGGCGCACGGTCGACCTCGCCGAGCGCATGGCCGGCGGGAGCCTCGAAGGCCGTGACGTGGCGGTCCTGGGGGCCGCCTTCAAGCCGGGCAGCGACGACGTACGGGACTCCCCGGCGCTCGCGGTCGCGGAGGCGGTGCGCCTGCGCGGAGCGCGGGTCCGGGTGCACGACCCGGAGGCGATCGACAACGCCCGGGCCGTGTACCCCGAACTGCAATACGCCCTGGACGTCACCAAGGCGTGCGAGCAGGCCGACGTCGTCCTGCACCTCACCGAGTGGCCCCAGTACCAGGAGCTCGACCCCGCCGCCCTCGCCACCGTGGTGCGCAGCCCGGCCATGGTCGACGCCCGCAACACCCTCGACGCCCGGACCTGGCACTCGGCGGGCTGGCGGCTGAGCGCTCCGGGCCGTCCGCGGCTCGGCTGA
- a CDS encoding UDP-glucuronic acid decarboxylase family protein yields MRVVVSGGSGFLGSHLCEELLRRGDTVYCLDNFSSGRKANIARLLNLPGFHFVPCDVTERFRFPRTVDAVAHLASPASPADYHRHPLETLAVGSRGTENMLRLAESQKARFVLASTSEVYGDPAVHPQDEGYWGNVNPIGPRSVYDEAKRFAEAISMAYRRSRGVDVGIVRIFNTYGPRMRPYDGRVISSFIRQALRGEPLTIFGDGTQTRSFCYVDDLVQGLVAMLDSAEPGPINLGNPEEHTVLELAELVTGITGSDAGLRRLPLPVDDPLRRRPVVTRARETLGWQPRVPLEEGLRNTVDWFVAEAEASGRAPEQAVAAGPS; encoded by the coding sequence ATGCGTGTCGTCGTGTCCGGTGGCAGCGGCTTTCTGGGGTCCCATCTGTGCGAGGAACTGCTCCGCAGGGGTGACACCGTCTACTGCCTGGACAACTTCTCCTCGGGCCGGAAGGCCAACATCGCCCGTCTGCTGAACCTGCCGGGCTTCCACTTCGTTCCGTGCGACGTCACGGAGCGGTTCCGCTTCCCCCGGACGGTCGACGCCGTCGCCCATCTCGCGTCTCCCGCCTCCCCGGCGGACTACCACCGTCACCCGCTGGAGACGCTGGCGGTCGGCAGCCGGGGCACGGAGAACATGCTGCGGCTGGCCGAGAGCCAGAAGGCCCGCTTCGTCCTGGCGTCCACCAGCGAGGTCTACGGGGATCCCGCGGTGCATCCGCAGGACGAGGGCTACTGGGGGAACGTCAATCCCATCGGCCCCCGCAGCGTCTACGACGAGGCCAAGCGCTTCGCGGAGGCGATCTCCATGGCGTACCGGCGCAGCCGCGGGGTCGATGTGGGGATCGTCCGGATCTTCAACACGTACGGCCCCCGGATGCGTCCGTACGACGGCCGGGTGATCTCCAGTTTCATCCGGCAGGCGCTCCGGGGCGAACCGTTGACGATCTTCGGCGACGGCACCCAGACGCGGAGCTTCTGTTACGTCGACGACCTGGTCCAAGGTCTGGTGGCCATGCTCGACTCCGCCGAGCCGGGTCCGATCAACCTGGGCAATCCGGAGGAGCACACGGTGCTGGAACTCGCGGAACTGGTGACGGGCATCACCGGATCGGACGCCGGGCTGCGCCGCCTCCCGCTGCCCGTCGACGATCCCCTCCGCAGGCGCCCGGTCGTCACCCGGGCCCGGGAGACGCTCGGCTGGCAGCCGCGGGTGCCTCTGGAAGAGGGGCTTCGCAACACCGTCGACTGGTTCGTGGCGGAGGCCGAGGCATCCGGGCGGGCGCCGGAACAGGCCGTCGCGGCCGGACCGTCGTGA
- a CDS encoding glycoside hydrolase family 16 protein produces MRTKLGALAVATAALAGGVLTQTDQAEAATPDVVVDSLSVVSAPNGQSKATATVHGVKTIKLQALTVAVRSADGANRDFPGAVATTLGTRSTTFTSGSRAFPAGTYTYYVAYKFHDHWHSLSPVKSFTAGAGTGTATPAPTASAPSGTATPTPSTPAPTATASTPGSAVPSSAPSSSAPSSTGAAPVGIPGTWHPVFADEFNGGALDASKWNANWFGCPTCVTRPPNSAEGSAYSPSQVTVGDGSLHLKLAQQPTTVGGKTYPYVSGLVTSNGKAQFTYGAFEARIYTPSSGSQMANWPSFWADGQNWPTDGELDVLEGLGGSACYHFHSPAGGPGGCASGTYSGGWHTFGADWKQGSVTYYYDGKQVGQITSGITSAPMYLILNNAVNPSHSGTNVAPADMQVDYVRVWQH; encoded by the coding sequence ATGCGAACGAAACTGGGTGCGCTCGCGGTCGCCACCGCCGCGCTCGCCGGGGGCGTGCTCACGCAAACGGATCAGGCCGAGGCCGCCACACCCGACGTGGTGGTCGACTCCCTGTCCGTGGTGTCGGCCCCGAACGGACAGTCCAAGGCCACCGCCACGGTCCACGGCGTCAAGACGATCAAGCTCCAGGCGCTGACCGTGGCCGTGCGCTCCGCCGACGGCGCCAACCGCGACTTTCCCGGAGCCGTCGCGACGACACTGGGAACCCGGTCCACCACCTTCACCTCGGGCTCCCGCGCGTTTCCCGCCGGTACCTATACGTATTACGTCGCTTACAAGTTCCACGACCACTGGCACAGTCTCTCTCCGGTGAAGTCCTTCACCGCCGGTGCCGGCACCGGCACCGCGACACCCGCGCCGACGGCCTCGGCTCCCTCGGGCACGGCCACGCCGACGCCGTCCACACCGGCACCGACGGCGACGGCGTCCACGCCCGGCTCGGCCGTACCGTCTTCCGCGCCGTCTTCTTCCGCGCCGTCCTCGACCGGTGCGGCGCCCGTCGGTATCCCCGGCACGTGGCACCCGGTGTTCGCCGACGAGTTCAACGGCGGCGCCCTTGACGCCTCCAAGTGGAACGCGAACTGGTTCGGCTGTCCCACGTGCGTCACCAGGCCGCCGAACTCCGCCGAGGGGTCCGCCTATTCGCCGTCGCAGGTCACGGTCGGCGACGGATCGCTCCATCTCAAGCTCGCCCAGCAGCCGACCACCGTCGGCGGCAAGACGTATCCCTACGTCTCCGGCCTGGTGACCAGCAACGGCAAGGCCCAGTTCACCTACGGCGCCTTCGAGGCCCGCATCTACACCCCGTCGTCCGGTTCGCAGATGGCCAACTGGCCCTCCTTCTGGGCCGACGGACAGAACTGGCCGACGGACGGCGAGCTGGACGTCCTGGAAGGGCTGGGCGGCTCCGCCTGCTACCACTTCCACTCCCCGGCGGGCGGCCCGGGAGGCTGTGCCTCCGGCACCTACTCCGGTGGCTGGCACACGTTCGGCGCCGACTGGAAGCAGGGTTCCGTCACGTACTACTACGACGGAAAGCAGGTCGGTCAGATCACCTCGGGGATCACGTCCGCCCCGATGTACCTGATCCTCAACAACGCCGTCAACCCCAGTCACAGCGGGACCAACGTGGCCCCCGCCGACATGCAGGTCGACTACGTGAGGGTCTGGCAGCACTGA
- a CDS encoding SMI1/KNR4 family protein gives MSESMAFDWRSFLLRWSEEWADSLPEDEVLGEDEQGARQARWLGLPPAPEERIAAMEERLGRRMPSSYREFLSVSDGWRHAGGFVWLLAGTRDASWHEDASGLGASFEEYLEEDAGPEERREVEIWRRGLQLDVTSDATYVLMDPEDADEDGEWAVYTWASWRAAPPERHANFREFMREMHREFHRLRSRDGEGEPAFVNDTTRELDARVEEARLEALRGGWERALAALDEAREYGRPSATGLGDQIRRLLGQSHSVDFEDLVTDPRYAGELLPPLVAEHAAHARDDSTLRFHLRGADEALVARAHATLDQVRNGTYRYAPAGPFGEAVERARELARWGEGDEAWRTLRNALPLWEPLGPDHLAPLGWVGDPLLGPLLTPERGRELLSTPRAGQAGAAPDETPDLDPPGLAWLAEPDRGGDRTSYRFVLVEGVEPRELPGRLAREKGNDGEDAPGNAGRDANRAEPAEPGTGGPNRAGDPNEAGAVAELSAPLTAWEARRGSLLGRREFSSYDDRALMAVGRAGGRWSFAFDGDPAPFDGRRFVSPAPDAGAGTRAVVVWCGLRARHGKPFFHLSVAREGAEEYAFTFADGEVRRSGEIPEALDPDRFFGDGDGGAEAERPLLEALAAEFGARLPRHAIVSGRLHTLTTRSWTRPPGEGEGYMTIWTDANVPRNGGDGWRVGRRPS, from the coding sequence ATGAGCGAATCCATGGCATTCGACTGGCGGTCCTTCCTGCTCCGGTGGAGCGAGGAGTGGGCGGACTCCCTGCCCGAGGACGAGGTGCTCGGCGAGGACGAACAAGGTGCCCGGCAGGCGCGGTGGCTGGGTTTACCGCCCGCGCCCGAGGAACGGATCGCGGCCATGGAGGAGCGCCTGGGCCGCCGGATGCCGTCGTCGTACCGCGAGTTCCTCTCCGTCAGCGACGGGTGGCGCCACGCCGGTGGATTCGTGTGGCTGCTGGCGGGGACGCGGGACGCGAGCTGGCACGAGGACGCGTCGGGCCTCGGGGCCTCGTTCGAGGAGTATCTGGAGGAGGACGCCGGTCCTGAGGAGCGGCGCGAGGTGGAGATCTGGCGACGCGGACTCCAGCTCGACGTGACGTCCGACGCCACGTACGTCCTCATGGATCCCGAGGACGCGGACGAGGACGGCGAGTGGGCCGTGTACACCTGGGCGAGCTGGCGGGCCGCACCGCCCGAACGGCACGCCAACTTCCGTGAGTTCATGCGGGAGATGCACCGGGAGTTCCACCGGCTGCGGTCGCGCGACGGCGAAGGGGAGCCGGCGTTCGTCAACGACACGACCCGGGAGCTGGACGCCCGGGTGGAAGAGGCCCGGCTGGAAGCGCTGCGCGGCGGCTGGGAGCGGGCCCTGGCGGCGCTGGACGAGGCGCGGGAGTACGGCAGGCCGTCGGCCACGGGGCTGGGTGACCAGATACGGCGTCTGCTGGGTCAGTCCCACAGTGTCGATTTCGAGGACCTGGTGACGGATCCGCGGTACGCGGGCGAGCTGCTGCCGCCCCTGGTGGCCGAACACGCGGCGCACGCGCGCGACGACTCCACGCTGAGGTTCCACCTGCGGGGCGCGGACGAGGCCCTGGTGGCACGCGCCCACGCCACGCTGGACCAGGTGAGGAACGGCACCTACCGCTACGCGCCCGCCGGTCCGTTCGGGGAGGCGGTCGAGCGGGCGCGTGAACTGGCGCGCTGGGGAGAGGGTGACGAGGCGTGGCGGACGCTGAGGAACGCCCTGCCCCTGTGGGAGCCGCTGGGCCCTGACCACCTGGCACCGCTCGGATGGGTGGGCGACCCCTTGCTCGGGCCGCTGCTGACCCCGGAACGCGGCCGGGAGCTGCTGTCCACGCCGAGAGCAGGACAGGCCGGTGCCGCGCCCGACGAGACACCCGACCTCGACCCGCCGGGGCTGGCGTGGCTCGCGGAACCGGACCGGGGCGGCGACCGCACGTCGTACCGCTTCGTCCTGGTGGAGGGCGTGGAGCCGCGCGAACTGCCCGGACGCCTCGCGCGCGAGAAGGGGAACGACGGCGAGGACGCGCCCGGGAACGCCGGCCGCGACGCGAACCGGGCCGAGCCCGCCGAGCCCGGAACCGGGGGCCCGAACAGGGCCGGGGATCCCAACGAGGCAGGGGCCGTGGCCGAGTTGAGCGCGCCCCTCACCGCCTGGGAGGCGCGCCGCGGATCACTCCTCGGCAGACGGGAGTTCTCCTCGTACGACGACAGGGCGCTCATGGCGGTCGGCCGGGCCGGCGGCCGCTGGAGCTTCGCCTTCGACGGCGACCCCGCCCCGTTCGACGGGCGGCGGTTCGTCTCCCCGGCCCCGGATGCCGGGGCCGGAACCCGCGCGGTGGTGGTGTGGTGCGGTCTGAGGGCACGGCACGGCAAGCCGTTCTTCCATCTGTCGGTGGCGCGGGAGGGCGCCGAGGAGTACGCGTTCACGTTCGCGGACGGAGAGGTCCGGCGGAGCGGGGAGATACCGGAGGCGCTGGACCCGGACCGGTTCTTCGGCGACGGCGACGGCGGCGCCGAGGCCGAACGGCCGCTGCTGGAGGCGCTGGCCGCGGAGTTCGGCGCCCGGCTGCCGCGTCACGCGATCGTGAGCGGGCGGCTGCACACGCTCACCACCCGCTCCTGGACGAGACCGCCCGGGGAGGGAGAGGGGTACATGACGATCTGGACGGACGCTAATGTCCCGCGGAACGGTGGTGACGGGTGGCGAGTGGGTCGCCGGCCTTCCTGA
- a CDS encoding subtype B tannase produces MAIAGSLALTAFAVPTSALADEARTVSHVHAADPQDAALAFDPGAYTTLTVTIDGQPVTVRAYSELCYVAAPVAAAAQQSGIFGTTTIGNTRCGYESMNVFVPESAFDDQRAPIYFAVNNAGWMASYIRASVTDGASYNSATSNVGAALKAGSVFVDVANRSRGLTGADGSSPGKAPAAVVDAKAAVRYLRLNDAAMPGSAERIVVNGTSGGGALSAILGASGNSPAYDSYLAAIGAAGVDAKGRSTLRDDVFAVNAYCPITDLGNADTAYEWLYNVLGTRDATGSNATPQDAAEIAARFPAYEKSLKLHNPDGSRLTADDMLDTIRKEVIRSAETYMKADPAHTVPALGATFDITSGGPGGTTTKSYVNDWIDVDNAKDTVLSVDMAKYLKFVATQATLKTTPAFDAVGVHGNTTSGTETNLFGPYTQKYMNYTEWSWNHNDVAGDGSGTDDTGLTWDQYTALGSTTLDDRIHLIDPMDFIGTNADTAPNWYVRNGTRDRDTSFIVSVNLDRALEADPQVGNVDYRLAWNQPHAGNYDVPEATAWIAEVVRKAGDPLATRHHRSAGH; encoded by the coding sequence AGGACGCGGCCCTGGCCTTCGACCCCGGCGCGTACACCACGCTCACCGTCACGATCGACGGCCAACCGGTCACGGTGCGCGCCTACAGCGAACTCTGCTACGTCGCCGCCCCGGTCGCCGCGGCCGCCCAGCAGTCCGGCATCTTCGGGACCACCACCATCGGCAACACCCGCTGCGGCTACGAGAGCATGAACGTCTTCGTGCCCGAGAGCGCCTTCGACGACCAGCGCGCGCCGATCTACTTCGCGGTGAACAACGCGGGCTGGATGGCCAGTTACATCCGAGCGAGTGTCACCGACGGCGCCTCCTACAACAGCGCGACGAGCAACGTCGGCGCGGCCCTGAAGGCCGGCTCCGTCTTCGTGGACGTCGCCAACCGCAGCCGCGGACTGACCGGCGCCGACGGCTCCTCGCCGGGCAAGGCCCCGGCCGCGGTGGTCGACGCCAAGGCCGCGGTCCGCTACCTCCGCCTCAACGACGCCGCCATGCCCGGCAGCGCCGAGCGGATCGTCGTCAACGGCACCAGTGGCGGTGGCGCGCTGTCCGCGATCCTGGGCGCCTCGGGCAACAGCCCCGCCTACGACTCCTACCTCGCCGCGATCGGCGCGGCGGGCGTCGACGCCAAGGGCCGCAGCACCCTGCGCGACGACGTGTTCGCGGTGAACGCGTACTGCCCGATCACCGACCTCGGCAACGCCGACACCGCCTACGAGTGGCTCTACAACGTCCTCGGCACCCGCGACGCGACCGGCTCGAACGCCACGCCCCAGGACGCCGCCGAGATCGCCGCCCGGTTCCCGGCGTACGAGAAGAGCCTCAAGCTCCACAACCCCGACGGTTCCCGGCTCACCGCCGACGACATGCTCGACACGATCCGGAAGGAGGTGATCCGCTCCGCGGAGACCTATATGAAGGCCGACCCGGCCCACACCGTTCCCGCGCTCGGGGCCACCTTCGACATCACGTCCGGCGGGCCCGGCGGCACCACCACCAAGTCGTACGTGAACGACTGGATCGACGTCGACAACGCCAAGGACACGGTGCTGTCGGTCGACATGGCGAAGTACCTGAAGTTCGTCGCCACCCAGGCCACCCTGAAGACGACACCCGCCTTCGACGCCGTGGGCGTGCACGGGAACACCACCAGCGGGACCGAGACCAACCTCTTCGGTCCGTACACCCAGAAGTACATGAACTACACCGAGTGGAGCTGGAACCACAACGACGTCGCCGGTGACGGCAGCGGCACGGACGACACCGGGCTGACCTGGGACCAGTACACCGCCCTGGGGAGCACGACCCTCGACGACCGGATCCATCTGATCGACCCGATGGACTTCATCGGCACGAACGCCGACACCGCGCCCAACTGGTACGTCCGCAACGGCACACGGGACCGGGACACCTCGTTCATCGTCTCGGTCAACCTGGACCGTGCGCTGGAGGCGGACCCGCAGGTCGGGAACGTCGACTACCGGCTCGCCTGGAACCAGCCGCACGCCGGCAACTACGACGTGCCGGAGGCCACGGCCTGGATCGCCGAGGTGGTCAGGAAGGCCGGCGACCCACTCGCCACCCGTCACCACCGTTCCGCGGGACATTAG